From the genome of Amia ocellicauda isolate fAmiCal2 chromosome 14, fAmiCal2.hap1, whole genome shotgun sequence, one region includes:
- the LOC136767525 gene encoding cathepsin K-like — protein sequence MLLCGFVVLFLASALAFPFQQEWLDSEWENWKITHRKQYNGLSEEIIRRSIWEKNLQLIEAHNREFELGIHTYELGMNNLGDMTTEEVAEKLTGLQVPPFRDTNNTFIPDGDLQLPKSIDYRKLGYVTPVKNQGSCGSCWAFSSVGALEGQLKKTTGTLRSLSPQNLVDCVTDNDGCGGGYMTNAFKYVSNNRGIDSEESYPYVGQVGTSMNANHQILCKLKN from the exons ATGCTGCTGTGTGGATTCGTGGTGCTGTTTCTGGCCTCTGCCCTGGCCTTCCCCTTCCAGCAGGAATGGCTTGACTCCGAGTGGGAGAACTGGAAGATCACCCACAGGAAGCAGTACAACGGCCTG AGTGAAGAGATCATCCGCCGCTCCATCTGGGAGAAGAACCTGCAGCTGATCGAGGCCCACAACCGGGAGTTCGAGCTGGGCATCCACACCTACGAGCTGGGCATGAACAACCTGGGAGACATG ACCACAGAGGAGGTGGCAGAGAAGTTGACCGGACTACAGGTGCCCCCCTTCAGGGACACCAACAACACTTTCATCCCCGACGGCGACCTGCAGTTACCCAAGAGCATCGACTACCGCAAGCTGGGCTACGTCACGCCTGTGAAAAACCAG GGCTCTTGCGGTTCGTGCTGGGCGTTCAGTTCGGTGGGGGCGCTGGAGGGCCAGCTGAAGAAGACCACGGGCACGCTGCGCTCGCTCAGCCCCCAGAACCTGGTGGACTGTGTGACAGACAACGACGGCTGCGGCGGCGGCTACATGACCAATGCCTTCAAATACGTCAGCAACAACCGCGGCATTGACTCTGAGGAGTCCTACCCGTACGTGGGACAGGTGGGTACTTCCATGAACGCCAACCATCAAATTCTGTGCAAgttgaaaaattga